The nucleotide sequence CCCGCCGCACATTCGTGAAATTTTGCAACTTGATCTGGTCGCTCGATTGCTAAATCCATCACCAGGTTTGGATATCGCCGCAAGCTATGGTTGCTGTTGGTCGTCCGTTTCCGCCTCACAGGTTGCTTGCCAGCCAAGCCAAGCTCCCGCATCAGCCGCGCTACCCGTTTGGGGTTAATCTCCTGTTCTTGACGTTGTAGCATCGCCGTGATGCGACGATAGCCATAGGTCGGATGCTGCCCACAAAGCTTGACAATTGCCTCCTTGATCTCGGTCTCGTCTGGGGGGGCTGCGGTTGATAGTAGAACTGACTGCGCGGGTAGTTCAACACTTGGCACAGGGTTGCAATCGGATACTCCTGGCTCAACTGCATCACCGTCTCCCGTTTTTGTCTAGGCTCAAGTAGCTCGAGGCTTTTTTTGCAATCTCAAGCTGCACGGTCAACTGCCCCACCAACCGCTCCAACTCGGCGATCTTCTGTTCTTGCTCGCTGCCCGCTTCACCCCGCTCGAAAATGCTGGGTGCCTGCTCCAAGAATTCTTTGCGCCACCGATTCAGCACATTCGGGTTCAGCTTGTGCGCTCGGCACAGATCGCTCGATGTCTTTTCGCCACTCAGCACTTGTAGGACGACTTTTGCTTTGAACTCTGTGGTGTATTGACGACGGTTTGCTGCCATAATTGCCCCCTTTTAAGAACAAGGATACTACTCTTAGCCTCCTGTCCGAAAATCGGGGGTCATTTCAGAATATTATTCTGAACATCTGAACCTCAGAGTGATCTCTATAAATGCTGCCCTAATCGAGAACTTACCCAGCCTAACGGTGGAGTGCAGCGGCGGCAGATAAACTCGAACTCCACACCAGTAGCTTGCGACCGTCCGCTGCCACGCAGTGTTATGCCGCCACTTTCGCCTACCAATTCAGACTTTATCAGGTATGCTGTGGTCTGGTAACTATTTGCGTACTATTACGGGGTGGAATGCACACTACAGCACAAGCGTTAAAATGTTTTCAGCTTTGTTGTGACCTGACCAGCAAGTATTGCTCTATTGATCTGGTGACTTTGGATAAGCGAACTGGAAACGTAATTATTTTGGCAAGAGAAGAAATTAATATTGAAATTGAGCCGAACGGAGAATGGAGGTTTGTATGAGCGTAAAACCAGACTTTGCCACCATGACTGCTCTTGAGCTTCGAGCTTACGTCTTGGCACACCGGGATGATGAAGAAGCTCTACAAGCCTATCTTGACAAGCTCCATATTGAGAATCCAAACTCACGAGTGTATAAGCCTGATGATGATGTAGCTGAAGCGATTGCAGAGTACTTAAAGGATAAGAGGATGTTTGAAAAGTTAGGGCTTGAGTAAAAAAGCTCACTCCGTGTAGGTTGCAGATAGATGTCAGCAACGCCGGAGTGAGGCTATGAGTAAAGACTACCCCAGCAACTTAACCCGAGACCAGTACGACCTGCTGAGTGATTTACTGCCTGCTGCCAAGCCCGGTGGCCGTCCCCGAAGCGTGGATTTGTGGGAGATTCTCAACGCCATCCTGTATTGGTTGGTTGAGGGGGTACGATGGCGGGTGTTACCGGGAGACTTTCCGCCGTGGCAGACGGTGTACACCTACTTTCGAACCTGGCGCAAGGAGGGCACCTGGATTAGGGTTCATGACCGTCTCCGAGAATCGGTGCGCATCGAGCAAGACCGCCATGCTCAACCCTCAGAAGCCATCATGGATAGCCAAAGCGTGAAAAGCGCCGCCATGGTTCATCAGGCGGTGGGCTACGATGCCGGCCAACAAATCAAAGGTCGCAAACGGTTCATGACCGTCGATACACTGGAACTGATATTGCGGGTGCTCGTCACCGCCGCCAGTGTGCCCGAACGGAAGGGCGGTAAGCAAGTGCTGACTCGGGTGAAGGAGATGGGAGCCGCCCTGGCCAGATTGAACCTAATTTGGGCGGATGGGGGCTTTGATGGCCCTGCCTTCATGATGTGGGTGATGGATACTTGTCGTTGGATCGTCGAGGTGGTGCTTCGACCGAAGCAGACCAAAGGGTTTGTTGTGCTGAAGAAACGCTGGGTGGTCGAGCGCACCTTTGGTTGGTTGATAAGATGTCGACGCTTGGTGCGAGACTACGAACGGTTGCCAGAAACGTCGGAAACCCTCATTTACCTCGCTATGATCCGTATCATGGTCAGGCGATTAGCATAATTTTTGACCCCGTCAGACTTTTCAAACACCCTCTTAGGGAATTCTGAGCGAACGATCGCCCTTTGTGCCCTTTGTGCCTTCGTGGTTATTTCTACACTCAAAATTGTGGTTAACCCAT is from Leptothermofonsia sichuanensis E412 and encodes:
- a CDS encoding DUF6887 family protein, translated to MSVKPDFATMTALELRAYVLAHRDDEEALQAYLDKLHIENPNSRVYKPDDDVAEAIAEYLKDKRMFEKLGLE
- a CDS encoding IS5 family transposase, whose translation is MSKDYPSNLTRDQYDLLSDLLPAAKPGGRPRSVDLWEILNAILYWLVEGVRWRVLPGDFPPWQTVYTYFRTWRKEGTWIRVHDRLRESVRIEQDRHAQPSEAIMDSQSVKSAAMVHQAVGYDAGQQIKGRKRFMTVDTLELILRVLVTAASVPERKGGKQVLTRVKEMGAALARLNLIWADGGFDGPAFMMWVMDTCRWIVEVVLRPKQTKGFVVLKKRWVVERTFGWLIRCRRLVRDYERLPETSETLIYLAMIRIMVRRLA
- a CDS encoding DUF6888 family protein; this encodes MHTTAQALKCFQLCCDLTSKYCSIDLVTLDKRTGNVIILAREEINIEIEPNGEWRFV